One Roseomonas gilardii subsp. gilardii genomic region harbors:
- the der gene encoding ribosome biogenesis GTPase Der: MKPRIAILGRPNVGKSSLFNRLVGRRTAIVDDTPGVTRDRKEGEARIGGIDVTVVDTAGLEESPPDTIPGRMRASSEAALREADLILFVVDARTGLTPSDRAFATWLRRQERPVLLLANKAEGRTGAANALEAYELGLGSPLPVSAEHGDGWGELHDEVAARLKDWAPAEDEEEPDTEEARRNRPLRIAIVGRPNAGKSTLLNALLGEERMITGPEPGLTRDAVASEWVDETGGRVRLVDTAGLRRRARVHEGLEQMSTGATIAALKECEVAILVLDANLGMDEQDLRIARLAEREGRAVVIAYNKWDAVEDRNAARRKLEDVLTASLAQMKGISVVPLSAATGRGVEKLMPTVREVYERWNRRIPTGALNRWFEEALAKHQPPLVGGKRLKLRYCTMPKARPPTITVFGTRAELLPEDYRRYLVNLFRESFDMPGVPIRLHLRGTSNPYEDAE; encoded by the coding sequence ATGAAGCCGCGCATCGCGATCCTCGGACGGCCCAATGTCGGCAAGTCGAGCCTGTTCAACCGGCTGGTCGGCCGACGCACCGCGATCGTGGACGACACGCCGGGCGTGACCCGCGACCGCAAGGAGGGCGAGGCCCGCATCGGCGGCATCGACGTCACCGTGGTGGACACGGCAGGGCTGGAGGAATCGCCGCCCGATACCATCCCCGGCCGCATGCGCGCCTCCTCCGAGGCCGCGCTGCGGGAAGCGGACCTGATCCTCTTCGTGGTGGACGCCCGGACGGGCCTCACCCCCTCGGACCGCGCCTTCGCCACCTGGCTGCGGCGGCAGGAACGGCCCGTGCTGCTGCTGGCCAACAAGGCCGAAGGCCGCACCGGCGCCGCCAACGCCCTCGAAGCCTATGAGCTGGGCCTGGGCTCGCCGCTGCCGGTTTCGGCGGAGCATGGCGATGGCTGGGGCGAACTGCATGACGAGGTGGCCGCGCGCCTGAAGGACTGGGCGCCGGCGGAGGACGAGGAGGAGCCCGACACCGAGGAGGCCCGCCGCAACCGCCCGCTGCGCATCGCCATCGTCGGCCGCCCCAATGCGGGCAAGTCCACCCTGCTGAATGCGCTGCTGGGCGAGGAACGGATGATCACCGGGCCGGAGCCCGGCCTGACCCGCGACGCCGTGGCCTCGGAATGGGTGGACGAGACCGGCGGCAGGGTGCGGCTGGTGGACACGGCCGGGCTGCGCCGCCGCGCCCGGGTGCATGAGGGGCTGGAGCAGATGTCCACCGGCGCCACCATCGCGGCGCTGAAGGAATGCGAGGTGGCGATCCTGGTGCTGGACGCCAATCTCGGCATGGACGAGCAGGACCTGCGCATCGCCCGCCTCGCCGAGCGCGAGGGGCGGGCGGTGGTGATCGCCTACAACAAGTGGGACGCGGTGGAGGATCGCAACGCCGCCCGGCGGAAGCTGGAGGACGTGCTCACCGCCTCGCTGGCGCAGATGAAGGGGATCTCGGTGGTGCCGCTTTCCGCCGCCACCGGGCGCGGCGTGGAGAAGCTGATGCCCACGGTGCGCGAGGTCTATGAGCGCTGGAACCGCCGCATCCCGACCGGGGCGCTGAACCGCTGGTTCGAGGAGGCGCTGGCGAAGCATCAGCCGCCGCTGGTGGGCGGCAAGCGGCTGAAGCTGCGCTACTGCACCATGCCCAAGGCACGGCCGCCGACCATCACCGTCTTCGGCACGCGGGCGGAACTGCTGCCGGAGGATTACAGGCGTTATCTCGTGAACCTGTTCCGCGAGAGCTTCGACATGCCGGGCGTGCCGATCCGCCTGCATCTGCGCGGGACGAGCAACCCCTACGAGGATGCCGAGTAG